The proteins below come from a single Deltaproteobacteria bacterium genomic window:
- a CDS encoding CPBP family intramembrane metalloprotease, with product MLLHFPKNLIYFVVPLGLYFLFASLLQKPFGLWGISLAQLGCLALPAYWGRQHLAEKQFKTPNIKDVLLTLLLTFFAIWLINILMSIQENFYPMPQALEQHFEKLMQMQSTSETIAKTIILTFTPAICEEMLFRGFLQPLWKKDLGQKGILLATFFFALCHGNFLYFHFYFLLGLFLAGLKEWKQNLWLCILAHLLNNLCTLFTVNPSP from the coding sequence ATGCTGCTCCATTTTCCTAAAAATTTAATCTACTTCGTGGTGCCTTTGGGACTCTATTTTCTCTTCGCCTCTCTCCTTCAAAAACCTTTCGGATTATGGGGAATCAGCCTGGCTCAGCTGGGCTGTTTGGCCCTTCCCGCTTATTGGGGAAGGCAACACCTTGCTGAAAAACAATTCAAAACTCCAAACATTAAGGATGTTTTACTTACTTTATTACTCACTTTTTTTGCGATTTGGCTCATCAACATTTTGATGAGCATACAGGAAAATTTCTACCCTATGCCACAAGCCCTGGAACAACATTTTGAAAAATTAATGCAAATGCAGAGTACAAGCGAAACCATTGCCAAGACGATTATTTTAACCTTCACTCCCGCTATTTGTGAGGAGATGCTCTTTCGAGGTTTTCTGCAACCTTTGTGGAAAAAGGATCTCGGCCAGAAAGGGATACTCCTGGCTACCTTTTTCTTCGCCCTCTGCCATGGCAATTTTCTGTATTTCCACTTCTATTTTTTACTGGGATTATTTTTGGCAGGATTGAAAGAATGGAAACAGAATTTGTGGCTCTGCATTCTGGCGCATTTGCTGAATAATTTGTGTACTCTGTTCACGGTTAACCCCTCTCCCTAA
- a CDS encoding ATP phosphoribosyltransferase, protein MSKPLKLGLPKGSLQESTFRLFKKAGWSINLGSRAYVPSIDDPELSGLLIRSQEMSRYVENGVLDVGLCGRDWVMENDSNVHEVCELKYSKATLNPIRWVIAVPNDSKIKSSKDLEGKRVATELVGYTKRYLKKQGVKAEVEFSWGATEVKPPLLADAIVELTETGSSLRANNLKIIESILESVTVLIANKEAWKDGWKREKIENIALMLNGALIAETKVGLKLNAPRKKLDEIVSKLPALHTPTISGQSDSEWVSVEIILDEKKVRDIIPVLKRAGAEGIVEYPLNKVIY, encoded by the coding sequence ATGTCCAAACCACTCAAACTCGGTCTTCCCAAGGGTTCTCTCCAAGAATCCACCTTTCGTCTATTTAAAAAAGCAGGTTGGTCTATCAATTTAGGTTCTCGTGCTTATGTGCCCAGTATCGATGATCCCGAGTTGTCCGGTTTACTCATTCGTTCTCAGGAAATGAGCCGTTATGTTGAAAATGGGGTGTTGGATGTGGGTTTATGCGGACGGGACTGGGTGATGGAAAATGATTCCAACGTGCATGAAGTGTGCGAGCTGAAATATTCCAAGGCGACTCTAAACCCCATTCGCTGGGTGATAGCGGTGCCCAATGATTCCAAAATCAAATCCTCCAAAGATTTGGAGGGAAAACGCGTGGCGACCGAACTGGTGGGCTACACCAAACGCTATCTGAAAAAGCAGGGCGTCAAGGCCGAGGTGGAATTTTCCTGGGGGGCCACCGAGGTAAAACCTCCGCTATTGGCCGATGCGATTGTTGAACTCACTGAAACCGGATCTTCTCTTCGTGCAAATAATTTAAAAATTATCGAATCTATTTTAGAATCCGTTACCGTGCTGATTGCCAACAAAGAGGCTTGGAAAGATGGATGGAAACGTGAAAAAATCGAAAACATTGCCTTGATGTTGAACGGGGCCTTGATTGCCGAGACCAAGGTGGGTTTGAAGTTGAATGCCCCTCGAAAGAAATTAGATGAGATTGTCTCCAAACTCCCTGCGCTGCATACGCCCACAATCTCCGGGCAATCAGATAGCGAATGGGTGTCGGTTGAAATCATCCTCGACGAGAAAAAAGTGAGGGATATTATTCCTGTCCTCAAACGGGCCGGTGCGGAGGGGATTGTGGAGTATCCTTTGAATAAGGTCATTTATTGA
- a CDS encoding transglycosylase SLT domain-containing protein, with the protein MKKSLTIFLLLALLFFSPTLHAGLKEAYEAFQNKNYSSAMMQAQQGAIPANLQDYPLWILGKSALEQKDWPVAQKNLENLTKNHPASLFWQRAVVSLGRVYWEQKQSQKAKEYLSTQLGKLTKDARGEALYYLGKSETELGENVAAQAYLKEAYVSYPNALSFLNEDVSLLIPELTAEEYKQRGDALFEVKNFFGAERAYQKSSLTEAKIKRGRALYALKKYSEAIPLLNEATQAMLDEENALALIDLGQANEKLGFKSEADAIYQEIEKKYPTSPQAAEACYRRAKQNGEAASSEVLKSCVRKGFKNDLRDKLLWQVAWASYENKQYGQAQEFLKDLQEGASDFPTQAKAAYWYARSFEKMNENKKASEAFVQASELAPFTYYGFLALKKVQNLGSFQVAPKMPAGWKQGLLNNWPGNTEKITRKNIRVQKIETLYDNDMGRWFRDELNFAIDEAKANPEVLKTFLAQSKSSAAPFLKVLIAQKYWDNFRPLFASPRAAEDARNSLQFPFPFKKEIEKAAGEFALEPQLIVGLMRQESAFQPWVTSSANAQGLMQLLPATARSRAKAAGFVLGNLFNPADNIQAGSAELSALLVRFSNNWVYAIAGYNAGPGRPPQWAAQFPGLDSDEFVEEIPFSETNLYVKLVLRNYWSYKNLY; encoded by the coding sequence ATGAAAAAAAGTCTCACTATTTTTTTGCTTTTGGCTTTACTTTTTTTTTCACCAACTCTCCATGCGGGATTGAAGGAAGCCTACGAGGCTTTTCAAAATAAAAATTATTCATCCGCTATGATGCAAGCCCAGCAAGGTGCTATCCCCGCCAACTTGCAGGATTACCCGCTTTGGATTTTGGGGAAGTCTGCCCTGGAACAAAAAGATTGGCCAGTCGCTCAAAAAAATCTGGAAAATCTCACTAAAAATCATCCTGCCAGTCTCTTTTGGCAGAGGGCAGTCGTTTCTTTGGGCCGTGTTTATTGGGAACAAAAACAAAGTCAAAAAGCCAAAGAATATCTTTCAACTCAATTGGGCAAGCTTACAAAAGATGCACGCGGTGAGGCCCTCTATTATTTAGGAAAGTCAGAAACTGAATTAGGTGAGAATGTGGCAGCTCAGGCCTATCTCAAAGAGGCGTACGTATCTTATCCTAATGCCTTGTCCTTTTTGAATGAAGATGTCTCTTTGCTCATCCCCGAGCTGACTGCCGAGGAGTACAAGCAGCGTGGCGATGCGTTATTTGAGGTAAAGAATTTCTTTGGTGCCGAGCGGGCGTATCAGAAAAGTTCTTTGACCGAGGCAAAAATAAAAAGAGGCCGCGCGCTTTATGCCCTCAAAAAATACAGCGAGGCCATTCCCTTATTAAACGAAGCGACGCAGGCAATGCTGGATGAAGAAAATGCCTTAGCCCTGATCGATTTAGGCCAGGCGAACGAAAAGTTGGGATTTAAATCGGAGGCGGATGCTATTTATCAGGAGATAGAAAAAAAATATCCGACAAGCCCCCAGGCGGCAGAAGCCTGTTATCGCCGGGCCAAACAGAATGGGGAAGCTGCAAGTTCAGAAGTTTTGAAATCTTGTGTGAGGAAGGGTTTTAAAAATGACTTGAGAGATAAATTGCTTTGGCAGGTGGCCTGGGCTTCCTACGAAAATAAGCAATATGGGCAGGCTCAAGAATTTTTGAAGGATTTACAAGAGGGCGCTTCTGATTTTCCCACTCAGGCTAAGGCTGCCTATTGGTATGCTCGAAGTTTTGAGAAGATGAATGAAAATAAAAAAGCCTCAGAGGCTTTTGTTCAAGCTTCGGAACTAGCTCCCTTCACCTACTATGGTTTTTTGGCCTTAAAGAAAGTTCAGAATCTGGGTAGCTTTCAAGTTGCCCCAAAAATGCCTGCAGGCTGGAAGCAGGGCTTGCTAAACAACTGGCCAGGCAACACTGAAAAAATTACTCGAAAAAATATACGTGTTCAAAAAATTGAAACCCTCTACGACAATGACATGGGGCGCTGGTTTCGGGATGAATTGAATTTTGCCATCGATGAAGCAAAAGCAAATCCTGAAGTGCTCAAAACTTTTTTGGCTCAATCCAAATCGTCTGCGGCCCCTTTTCTAAAGGTACTTATTGCCCAAAAATACTGGGACAATTTTAGGCCCCTCTTCGCAAGCCCCCGCGCTGCTGAAGATGCGCGCAATTCCCTTCAGTTTCCATTTCCCTTTAAAAAAGAGATAGAAAAGGCTGCTGGGGAATTTGCCTTGGAACCTCAATTGATTGTTGGGCTCATGCGTCAAGAATCTGCCTTTCAACCTTGGGTGACTTCTTCTGCCAATGCGCAAGGCCTGATGCAGTTGCTTCCTGCTACTGCGAGATCCCGTGCAAAGGCAGCCGGTTTTGTTTTGGGGAATTTGTTTAACCCCGCCGATAATATCCAGGCGGGTTCAGCGGAGCTCTCGGCTTTGCTGGTTCGTTTTTCAAACAATTGGGTTTATGCCATCGCCGGTTACAATGCAGGCCCAGGGCGCCCTCCCCAATGGGCAGCTCAGTTTCCTGGTTTGGATTCCGATGAATTTGTGGAAGAAATTCCTTTTTCGGAGACCAATCTTTATGTGAAATTGGTTCTGCGAAATTATTGGAGTTATAAGAATTTGTATTAA
- the mraZ gene encoding division/cell wall cluster transcriptional repressor MraZ — protein sequence MFRGRFENTIDAKGRTSVPAKFREVLSTNYDDRLIVTNFDNCLWAYPVKEWQAIEEKVSVLPQFKPEVKALQRVFISAAQECLVDKQGRILVPPSLRDYAGIEKDIVFVGMIRRVEIWSHERWVKEFERSQQQISESMESLANLGI from the coding sequence ATGTTTCGCGGACGCTTCGAAAATACCATCGATGCCAAGGGGAGGACCTCGGTTCCTGCCAAGTTCCGTGAAGTGCTCTCCACGAATTACGACGACCGCTTGATTGTGACCAATTTTGATAATTGTTTGTGGGCCTATCCAGTGAAGGAATGGCAGGCGATCGAAGAAAAAGTGTCGGTCTTGCCGCAGTTTAAACCCGAAGTAAAGGCCCTGCAGCGGGTGTTTATTTCGGCTGCTCAGGAGTGTCTGGTAGATAAGCAAGGACGAATTTTGGTGCCCCCTTCGCTTCGAGATTATGCCGGAATCGAAAAAGACATTGTTTTTGTGGGGATGATCAGGCGTGTTGAAATCTGGTCGCACGAACGCTGGGTAAAAGAATTTGAGCGTTCTCAGCAACAAATAAGTGAATCGATGGAATCTTTAGCCAATTTAGGAATCTGA
- a CDS encoding STAS domain-containing protein, translating to MMQLNEYEDVAVLDLNGDLGPEEVRGLEQALFSLLRTHHRKMVLNFSEVDHVHYPSAEVLMGAVRKMKNYHADLKFAAMSDYTQKIFRFVGAQESVENFETVPDAVISFSSNWRTWH from the coding sequence ATGATGCAATTAAATGAATATGAAGATGTTGCGGTTCTCGATTTAAACGGTGATCTGGGCCCCGAAGAAGTTCGTGGCTTGGAGCAGGCTTTATTTTCATTGCTGCGAACTCATCACCGGAAAATGGTGCTTAATTTTAGTGAAGTGGATCACGTGCATTATCCCAGTGCAGAGGTTTTGATGGGAGCCGTGAGGAAAATGAAAAATTATCATGCCGATTTAAAATTTGCGGCCATGAGCGATTATACTCAGAAAATTTTTCGTTTTGTAGGGGCTCAAGAATCCGTTGAAAATTTTGAAACCGTTCCGGATGCCGTGATTTCGTTTAGTTCAAATTGGAGAACTTGGCATTAG
- the rsmH gene encoding 16S rRNA (cytosine(1402)-N(4))-methyltransferase RsmH, producing the protein MALVQHIPVLLNEVIAGLQVKPAGVYVDGTLGGAGHAEAILNALSQEGKLIGIDRDAFALSYAKKRLERFGERFLALRGIYPEIQDLLKKNGFQKIDGILLDLGFSSFQIDEARRGFSFVNEGPLDMRMNEEEDTWTAADYVNESSEEELKEIFQKFGEERFAGRIARNITEVRSARPFQTTKDLAQVIERSVPGKFRHGRTHPATKVFQALRIAVNRELECLDQFLKQDFSYLNTGARVLIISFHSLEDRKVKWAFRGREDFKIITKKPLEASEEELVINPRARSAKLRIFEKK; encoded by the coding sequence TTGGCATTAGTGCAACACATTCCTGTTCTTTTAAATGAAGTGATAGCAGGCCTTCAGGTTAAGCCCGCTGGAGTTTATGTGGATGGGACCTTGGGTGGAGCAGGGCATGCGGAAGCCATATTGAATGCCTTGTCTCAAGAAGGGAAATTGATTGGAATTGATCGCGATGCCTTTGCCCTCTCGTATGCCAAAAAACGCTTGGAGAGATTTGGGGAGCGTTTTTTGGCGTTACGGGGGATTTATCCAGAAATTCAGGATCTTTTAAAAAAAAATGGGTTTCAGAAAATTGATGGGATCTTGCTCGATTTGGGGTTTTCAAGTTTTCAGATTGACGAGGCCCGGCGTGGTTTCAGTTTTGTCAACGAGGGCCCCCTCGATATGCGCATGAATGAAGAAGAAGATACTTGGACCGCGGCAGATTATGTGAATGAAAGTTCCGAAGAGGAATTGAAGGAAATTTTTCAAAAGTTTGGGGAGGAACGGTTTGCAGGGCGAATTGCTAGAAATATTACTGAAGTTCGCTCTGCAAGGCCGTTTCAAACGACGAAAGATTTGGCACAAGTCATTGAACGCAGTGTCCCTGGCAAATTCAGGCATGGACGGACTCATCCGGCAACCAAGGTTTTTCAGGCTCTGAGAATTGCGGTGAATCGAGAGCTGGAGTGTTTGGATCAGTTTTTAAAACAGGACTTTTCATATTTGAATACAGGGGCTCGGGTTTTGATCATTAGTTTTCATTCGCTAGAAGATCGAAAGGTAAAATGGGCCTTTCGGGGTCGAGAGGATTTTAAGATTATTACCAAGAAGCCCTTAGAAGCGAGCGAGGAAGAACTTGTGATTAACCCGCGAGCACGAAGCGCAAAGCTAAGAATATTTGAAAAAAAATAA
- the ftsL gene encoding cell division protein FtsL, producing the protein MSVASSTWGASQRFRVRPTSAKVERVKGVLFYYLLALVFVVFFCSLFYIWSRIQIVNLGYSINREITLKEQLQDENKRLSLEVASLKSPIRLENMAKNELKMDLPQKSQVLSVQAVSTEFAKTEVNPEKGKSVTELSKKSVPAAVKKVTAQKGGLLAKNSSKIKLEPKKIGVVAKKELALKKVSKLAKSSKAKVAQKNSKVKSIEKPVLASQASHSKISSKKLSTISDKKTQKIASIAGISPHR; encoded by the coding sequence ATGTCCGTTGCCAGCTCCACATGGGGTGCTTCCCAACGTTTTCGAGTGAGGCCTACATCCGCGAAGGTGGAGCGAGTGAAGGGAGTTTTGTTTTACTACTTGCTTGCGTTAGTCTTTGTAGTTTTTTTCTGTTCCCTTTTCTACATCTGGTCCCGAATTCAAATCGTGAATTTGGGTTATTCCATTAATCGAGAAATCACTCTCAAAGAGCAATTGCAAGATGAGAATAAACGCTTGAGTTTGGAAGTTGCTTCTTTGAAATCCCCCATTCGATTGGAGAACATGGCAAAAAATGAATTGAAGATGGATTTACCCCAGAAGAGCCAGGTTCTTTCTGTTCAAGCGGTGAGTACAGAGTTCGCCAAGACTGAAGTGAATCCTGAAAAAGGCAAGTCTGTTACAGAATTGAGCAAGAAATCTGTCCCTGCCGCGGTAAAAAAAGTAACTGCCCAAAAGGGTGGTTTGTTGGCCAAAAACTCTTCCAAAATAAAATTAGAACCCAAGAAAATAGGCGTGGTTGCTAAAAAAGAATTGGCTCTAAAGAAAGTTTCCAAGCTTGCCAAAAGCTCAAAAGCAAAGGTTGCACAAAAAAATTCCAAGGTAAAATCGATAGAAAAGCCTGTTCTAGCTAGTCAGGCAAGCCATTCTAAAATTTCCTCAAAAAAGCTAAGTACTATTTCCGATAAGAAAACGCAAAAAATTGCGAGCATTGCGGGTATTTCCCCTCATCGCTAA